Sequence from the Qipengyuania gaetbuli genome:
ATTCCCAATACACGTCATGGTAGTTGAGGTTCATGATCGCGAAATCGAAGCGGTCGGCACCGGGAGCGAACTTCTCGAAGGGATAGCGTTCCACGGCAATCCCGGGTTCGCGCTCGGACAGCGCGCTCCAGGCTTCCTCGTCATAGAATTGCTCGGGTTCGAAGGCGGTGACGCTGCCGTTCTCACCCACCGCGCGGGCAAGGATTTCCGCCCAATAGCCGCCGCCCGAGATGACATCGACCGCCGCATCGCCCTGTTCGAGCCCGAGGAAGGCGAGGATTTCGGCCGGCTTGCGCCCGGCATCGCGTTCACGTGCGGCTTCGGGCCGCGCCTCGTTTGCGACCGCCGCAGCCAGCGCGTCGGCCGATACGGCCTGTGTTTCTGCAGGCGGGGCGGCGTCCTCGGATGCTGGCTGCGAACAGGCGGCAAGCGACAGGGCCAGCGCGCTGGTCAGGATCAAATATGGCTTCACGGTTCTCTCCCCTTGCGATGAAGGCGCCAGCTTGCGCCCTCGCTGGTGAGGAGGGAAGCCCGCGAACCAACGCCGGTCGAACCGCGCGCTCCGCTGGTCGATGATTGCCGCAGGTTAAGGTTTGCCGCCCATCCGCTTGTAGCGTGTCTTGCCGTAGCGGGTCTTGCGCGTGCCGGGGCGCCCAGCATCGCTGCGCCCGACGCGCGGGGCCTTCTTTTCCTCGTCGCCAAGGCCGAGCTCGTCGTTTTCGAGGCGGCGGATTTCGTCGCGCAGGCGTCCGGCTTCCTCGAATTCGAGGTCGGCAGCAGCAGCCCGCATCCGCTTTTCGAGGTCCTCGATATAGGCGCGCAGGTTATGGCCGACGAGGTTGTTGCGCTCGTCATCGCCCGTATCGACGGTTACGCCATCCTGCGCGGCGGTATGTGCGACGATGTCGGCGATCTGGCGCTTGATCGTCTGCGGCGTGATGCCATGTTCCTCGTTGTAGGCACGCTGCTTCTCGCGGCGGCGCTCGGTCTCCGCCATGGCGCGCTCCATGCTGCCGGTCACGCGGTCGGCATAGAGGATCACGCGGCCATCGACGTTACGCGCGGCGCGGCCGATGGTCTGGATCAGCGAGGTTTCCGAACGCAGGAAGCCTTCCTTGTCGGCATCGAGAATGCAGACGAGGCCGCATTCGGGAATGTCGAGGCCCTCGCGCAGCAGGTTGATGCCCACCAGCACGTCATAAACGCCGAGCCGCAGATCGCGGATCAGCTCGATACGCTCCAGCGTCTCCACGTCGGAGTGCATGTAGCGCACGCGCACGCCCGCCTCGTGCATGAATTCGGTGAGGTCTTCCGCCATCCGCTTGGTCAGCGTGGTGACAAGCGTGCGGTAGCCCAGCTTGGCGGTCTTCTTGCATTCCTCGATGCAGTCCTGGACCTGGTCTTCCACCGGCTTGATCTCGACCGGCGGGTCGATGAGGCCGGTCGGCCGGATGACCTGTTCGGCAAAGACGCCGCCGGTCTGCTCCATTTCCCACGAACCGGGCGTGGCCGAGACGGCAAAGGTCTGCGGGCGCATCGCGTCCCATTCGTTGAACCGCAACGGGCGATTGTCGATGCAGGACGGCAGGCGGAAACCGTATTCGGCGAGCGTCAGTTTGCGGCGGTGGTCCCCGCGCGCCATCGCGCCGATCTGCGGCACCGTCTGGTGGCTTTCGTCCACGAACAGCAGCGCATTGTCGGGCAGGTATTCGAACAGCGTCGGCGGCGGTTCTCCCGGCAGGCGGCCGGTGAGGAAGCGGCTGTAATTCTCGATCCCTGCGCAGCTACCGGTTGCAGCGATCATCTCGAGGTCGAAATTGGTGCGCTGCTCCAGCCGCTGGGCTTCGAGGAGGCGGCCTTCCTCGTGCAGTTCCTTGAGGCGCTCCTGCAGCTCGAACTTGATGGCCTCGGCGGCCTGCTTCATCGTCGGGCCGGGGGTAACGTAGTGCGAATTCGCATAGACGCGCACCTTGTCGAGCGTAGCGCCCTTCTTTCCGGTGAGCGGATCGAACTCGCTGATTTCCTCGATCTCGTCGCCGAAGAAGCTGATCCGCCAGGCCATGTCCTCGTAATGCGAGGGGAAGATCTCGAGACTGTCGCCGCGCACGCGGAAATTGCCGCGCGCAAAGGCGGCATCGTTGCGCTTGTATTGCAGGGCCACCAGCTTGCGGATCAGCTCGCGCTGGTCGACCGTCTCGCCGGTCTTGATGTCGAAGATCATCGCCGAATAGGTCTCGACCGACCCGATACCATAGAGGCAGCTGACCGAAGCGACGATGATCACGTCGTCACGCTCCAGCAGGGCGCGGGTGGCCGAGTGGCGCATCCGGTCGATCGCCTCGTTCACCGAGCTTTCCTTCTCGATGTAGGTGTCCGACCGCGGCACGTAGGCTTCGGGCTGGTAGTAGTCGTAATAGCTGACGAAATACTCGACCGCGTTTTCGGGGAAGAAGCTCTTGAACTCGCCATAGAGCTGCGCGGCGAGGATCTTGTTCGGGGCCAGGATCAGGGCGGGGCGCTGCAATTCCTCGATCACCTTGGCCATGGTGAAAGTCTTGCCCGAACCGGTCACGCCCAGCAGTACCTGCGTCTGTTCGCCGTCCTTCGCCGCGCTGGTCAGTTCCGCGATCGCGGTCGGCTGGTCGCCCGAGGGGGTGTAGTCGGACACCAGCTTGAACGGGCGCCCGCCCATCGACTTTTCCGGGCGTGCAGGCTTGTGCGGCACGAACTCGCCGGTGGTGTCGGGTTCTTCGAGTCCGCGTCGGATAACTAGCTCTGCCATGCGCGCACATATGGGGAACGTTATGGCGCGGTGCAACGCCGCTTGCGTCGCGCCCAGCGGCTGCTAGCGTCGCGGGCAAATCACTACGGAGCTTTCCATGCGCCTTCCCATTACGCTTGCCATCGCCAGTCTCGCCCTCGCATCGTGCGGGAGCTCCGACGATGCGGATACCGACGGGGACGGAAGCGTCTCGGCCGACGAGATCAAGGCCGCCACCGCCAAGGTAAAGCCGCTGGAAGCAGGCCAGTACAAGATGAACATGGAACTGGTCGAACTGGTCGATCCGACCATGAGCGAGCAGGAAATCGCGCAGGCGAAGGAATTCATGGGCGCCATGGGCGGCATGGCTCCGCCGCGCTGCCTCAATGAAGAGGACGCCAAGAAGGGCATGGTCGGCGTGGCCGAGCAGCTTCAGAACGGCGACTGCAACGTCGACAGCCTGACATCCAATGCCGACGGCATGCAGGCGGCCATGACCTGCAAGGCGGCAGGCGGCGATGCCAAGGTCTCGCTCGCCAGCACCTCGACCGGTACGGCGTCCGAAATGACCATGACCGCCATCGAACCGTCCGAACAGGGCGAGAAGAAGGTCACGATGAAGGTTTCCATGACGCGGACCGGCGACTGCACCTGACCTGCACCATGCAGCACTTGCGTCCGTGATGTGACGCGGGGCGGTTCAAGGAACCGAAATCCGGCGTAGTGGATTATTACGGAACGATGGCAACGTTACCGTTCTACGAATCACGCCAGGAAATGAGCCGCCGGCTGGCGCTGGCGGCCGAGCCGTGCCCCGACGACGCGCGCGGGCCGCGGGCCCTGCTGCTGGCCAAGGAATTCCTCTGGCCGGTCGAGCCGATCAGGCGCCGGTTCGAGGATTTCACTGTCGAGAAAGCGCGCAATCCGCGCCACGTGATGCTGTTGCCCGGTTTCGGGGCCCATCCGATCCGCATGCGCTGGATGGCGCGCAAGCTGGAAGAGGCGGGTCATACTGCCAAGCGCTGGGGCCTCGGCTACAACCTCGGTGCGACCGCTGACCGTTTCGCCAAGGTGGAACGCCGCCTGCTCGACCTCCATTCGCGCTATGGCGAGCCGATCGTGCTGGTCGGCTGGAGCCTTGGCGGCGTAATGGCGCGCGAACTGGCCAAGAAGCATCCGGCGAAGGTCGCCAAGGTCGTGACCATGGGATCGCCCTTTTCCGGCTCGCCCCGCGCGAACAATGGCTGGCGCGCCTACCAGGCGATTGCCGGACACCGCGTGGACGAACCCGAGATCGACACCGTGGTAAGCGAAAAGCCGCCGGTCGAAACGGTCGCCTTCTGGTCGCCGCGCGACGGCATCGTGCACCCGCGCTCCGCCTGCGGACGGCCGGGCGAACGCGACCGTGCCGTTGCCCTGCGCTGCTCGCACATGGGTTTCGTCCTTACGCACGAGGCCATGGGCGCGCTTCTTTCGGAACTTGATCGCGCTTGAGCCTTTAGTCTGTTAAGCAGGACGCCGGGTCCTGCAGCCCCGCGCGTCCTGCGTGGCGGTCAGACAATCGGGGGTTCATGAGCGGCGAGGCCGAATTCTTCAACGAGATGCGCGAACCCGACGGATCGGTTCGCGATGCCTACGCCGACTATTGCGGCTGGTTCAACGACCAGGACAGCAAGCTGCTGAAGCGCAAGCACGCGGAGGCCGAAACCAACTTCCGCAAGACCGGCATTACCTTCAACGTCTACGGCGAGGACGAGGCGGAAGAGCGCCTCATCCCCTTCGACATGGTCCCGCGCATCATCACGGCGGGCGAATGGCGTCGCCTCACGCGCGGCATCGAACAGCGCGTGTCCGCGCTCAATGCCTTCATGCACGACCTCTACCACCGGCAGGAAATCGTGCGCGCCGGACGCCTGCCGCAGCGCCTGCTGCGCGACAACGAGGCATGGCTGCCCAATATGGTCGGCTTCACGCCGCCGGGCGGGGTTTACACCCATATCGTCGGCATCGACCTCGTGCGTACGGGGCCGGACGAGTTCTTCGTGCTGGAAGACAATGCTCGCACGCCTTCTGGCGTCAGCTACATGCTGGAAAA
This genomic interval carries:
- a CDS encoding class I SAM-dependent methyltransferase — translated: MKPYLILTSALALSLAACSQPASEDAAPPAETQAVSADALAAAVANEARPEAARERDAGRKPAEILAFLGLEQGDAAVDVISGGGYWAEILARAVGENGSVTAFEPEQFYDEEAWSALSEREPGIAVERYPFEKFAPGADRFDFAIMNLNYHDVYWESEEYKLPRTDPEQFLAALYATMKPGGVVGVIDHTGKPGDTRKTVDDFHRIDPAVVRADFEKAGFVLEAESDMLANPDDPLDVGVFDPAIRGKTDRFVMKFVKPAG
- the uvrB gene encoding excinuclease ABC subunit UvrB, which codes for MAELVIRRGLEEPDTTGEFVPHKPARPEKSMGGRPFKLVSDYTPSGDQPTAIAELTSAAKDGEQTQVLLGVTGSGKTFTMAKVIEELQRPALILAPNKILAAQLYGEFKSFFPENAVEYFVSYYDYYQPEAYVPRSDTYIEKESSVNEAIDRMRHSATRALLERDDVIIVASVSCLYGIGSVETYSAMIFDIKTGETVDQRELIRKLVALQYKRNDAAFARGNFRVRGDSLEIFPSHYEDMAWRISFFGDEIEEISEFDPLTGKKGATLDKVRVYANSHYVTPGPTMKQAAEAIKFELQERLKELHEEGRLLEAQRLEQRTNFDLEMIAATGSCAGIENYSRFLTGRLPGEPPPTLFEYLPDNALLFVDESHQTVPQIGAMARGDHRRKLTLAEYGFRLPSCIDNRPLRFNEWDAMRPQTFAVSATPGSWEMEQTGGVFAEQVIRPTGLIDPPVEIKPVEDQVQDCIEECKKTAKLGYRTLVTTLTKRMAEDLTEFMHEAGVRVRYMHSDVETLERIELIRDLRLGVYDVLVGINLLREGLDIPECGLVCILDADKEGFLRSETSLIQTIGRAARNVDGRVILYADRVTGSMERAMAETERRREKQRAYNEEHGITPQTIKRQIADIVAHTAAQDGVTVDTGDDERNNLVGHNLRAYIEDLEKRMRAAAADLEFEEAGRLRDEIRRLENDELGLGDEEKKAPRVGRSDAGRPGTRKTRYGKTRYKRMGGKP
- a CDS encoding DUF3617 family protein; amino-acid sequence: MRLPITLAIASLALASCGSSDDADTDGDGSVSADEIKAATAKVKPLEAGQYKMNMELVELVDPTMSEQEIAQAKEFMGAMGGMAPPRCLNEEDAKKGMVGVAEQLQNGDCNVDSLTSNADGMQAAMTCKAAGGDAKVSLASTSTGTASEMTMTAIEPSEQGEKKVTMKVSMTRTGDCT
- a CDS encoding esterase/lipase family protein: MATLPFYESRQEMSRRLALAAEPCPDDARGPRALLLAKEFLWPVEPIRRRFEDFTVEKARNPRHVMLLPGFGAHPIRMRWMARKLEEAGHTAKRWGLGYNLGATADRFAKVERRLLDLHSRYGEPIVLVGWSLGGVMARELAKKHPAKVAKVVTMGSPFSGSPRANNGWRAYQAIAGHRVDEPEIDTVVSEKPPVETVAFWSPRDGIVHPRSACGRPGERDRAVALRCSHMGFVLTHEAMGALLSELDRA